The following coding sequences are from one Loxodonta africana isolate mLoxAfr1 chromosome 18, mLoxAfr1.hap2, whole genome shotgun sequence window:
- the XYLT2 gene encoding xylosyltransferase 2 isoform X2 has protein sequence MVASARVQKLVRRYKLAIATALAILLLQGLVVWSFSGLEEDEPGEKGRQRKPRPLDPGEGSKDTDSSAGRRGSAGRRHGRWRGRAESPGVPVAKVVRAVTSRHRASRRVPPAPPPEAPGRQNLSGAAAGEALVGAAGFPPHGDTGSVEGAPQPTDNSFTPKCEITGKDALSALARASTKQCQQEIANVVCLHQAGNLMPKAVPRHCQLAGKMSPGIQWDEIQAQRPVDSPPVRIAYMLVVHGRAIRQLKRLLKAVYHKQHFFYIHVDKRSNYLHREVVELARQYDNVQVTPWRMVTIWGGASLLRMYLRSMRDLLEVPGWAWDFFINLSATDYPTRTNEELVAFLSKNRDKNFLKSHGRDNSRFIKKQGLDRLFHECDSHMWRLGERQIPAGIVVDGGSDWFVLTRNFVEYVVYTDDPLVAQLRQFYMYTLLPAESFFHTVLENSPACESLIDNNLRVTNWNRKLGCKCQYKHIVDWCGCSPNDFKPSDFLRLQQVSRPTFFARKFESTVNQEVLEILDFHLYGSYPPGTPALKAYWENTYDVADGPSGLSDIMLTAYTAFARLSLRHAATAAPPPATTLCRFEPRGLPSSVHLYFYDDHFQGYLVTQAVQPSAQGLAETLEMWLMPQGLLKLVGRSDQASRLQSLEMGKLRPRKTQ, from the exons ATGGTGGCGAGCGCGCGGGTGCAGAAGCTGGTGCGGCGCTACAAGCTAGCGATCGCCACTGCGTTGGCCATCCTGCTGCTGCAGGGCCTAGTGGTGTGGAGCTTCAGCGGCCTGGAGGAGGACGAGCCGGGCGAG AAAGGAAGGCAGAGGAAGCCACGGCCGCTCGACCCTGGCGAGGGCTCCAAAGACACAGACAGTTCGGCAGGGCGGCGGGGCAGCGCGGGCCGAAGGCATGGGCGCTGGCGGGGCCGTGCTGAGAGCCCGGGTGTGCCAGTAGCCAAGGTTGTGCGGGCAGTAACCAGCCGGCACAGAGCCAGCCGGCGAGTCCCacctgccccacccccagaggCCCCAGGCCGCCAGAACTTGAGCGGGGCAGCAGCTGGGGAAGCACTGGTGGGGGCAGCTGGCTTCCCACCACACGGAGACACAGGGAGTGTGGAGGGCGCCCCCCAGCCCACAGACAACAGCTTCACCCCCAAGTGTGAGATCACAGGCAAGGATGCGCTGTCTGCACTGGCCCGGGCCAGCACCAAACAGTGCCAGCAGGAGATCGCCAACGTGGTGTGCCTGCACCAGGCCGGGAACCTCATGCCCAAGGCTGTGCCCCGGCACTGCCAGCTGGCTG GGAAGATGAGCCCTGGCATCCAGTGGGATGAGATCCAGGCCCAGCGGCCCGTGGACAGCCCTCCAGTGCGCATCGCCTACATGCTGGTGGTTCACGGCCGTGCTATCCGTCAGCTGAAGAGGCTCCTCAAGGCGGTGTACCATAAGCAGCACTTCTTCTATATCCACGTGGACAAG CGTTCCAACTACCTGCACCGCGAGGTGGTAGAGCTGGCCCGGCAGTATGACAACGTGCAGGTGACGCCCTGGCGCATGGTCACCATTTGGGGCGGGGCCAGCCTGCTGAGGATGTACCTGAGGAGCATGCGAGACCTTCTGGAGGTCCCTGGCTGGGCCTGGGACTTCTTCATCAACCTCAGTGCCACCGATTACCCAACCAG GACCAATGAGGAGCTGGTGGCTTTCCTGTCCAAGAACCGGGACAAGAATTTCCTCAAGTCGCACGGCCGGGACAACTCTAG GTTCATCAAAAAACAGGGCCTGGACCGACTTTTCCACGAGTGTGACTCACATATGTGGCGCCTGGGTGAGCGGCAGATTCCAGCGGGCATTGTGGTGGACGGTGGCTCCGACTGGTTCGTGCTGACACGCAACTTTGTGGAGTACGTGGTGTACACGGACGACCCGCTGGTAGCCCAGCTCCGCCAGTTCTACATGTATACACTGCTCCCAGCTGAG TCCTTCTTCCACACGGTGCTGGAAAACAGCCCGGCCTGCGAAAGCCTCATAGATAACAACCTGCGGGTCACAAACTGGAATCGCAAGCTGGGCTGCAAGTGCCAATACAAGCACATCGTGGACTGGTGCGGCTGCTCCCCCAACGACTTCAAGCCCTCGGACTTCCTGCGGCTGCAG CAAGTCTCTAGACCCACCTTCTTCGCCCGGAAGTTTGAGTCGACTGTGAACCAGGAGGTTCTGGAAATCCTAGATTTTCACCTGTATGGCAGCTACCCCCCAGGCACGCCAGCCCTCAAGGCCTACTGGGAGAACACGTATGATGTGGCTGATGGCCCCAGTGGGCTCAGTGACATCATGCTCACCGCCTACACTGCCTTTGCCCGCCTCAGCCTGCGCCATGCTGCCACCGCTGCACCTCCTCCAGCCACCACACTCTGCAG GTTTGAGCCCAGGGGCTTGCCGTCCAGTGTGCACCTGTATTTCTATGACGACCATTTCCAGGGCTACCTGGTGACGCAGGCggtgcagccctcagcccaggggCTGGCAGAGACACTTGAGATGTGGCTGATGCCCCAGGGGTTGCTGAAGCTGGTGGGGCGCAGTGACCAAGCGAGCCGGCTCCAGAGTTTGGAG atggggaaactgagacccagaaagaCACAATGA
- the XYLT2 gene encoding xylosyltransferase 2 isoform X1, translating to MVASARVQKLVRRYKLAIATALAILLLQGLVVWSFSGLEEDEPGEKGRQRKPRPLDPGEGSKDTDSSAGRRGSAGRRHGRWRGRAESPGVPVAKVVRAVTSRHRASRRVPPAPPPEAPGRQNLSGAAAGEALVGAAGFPPHGDTGSVEGAPQPTDNSFTPKCEITGKDALSALARASTKQCQQEIANVVCLHQAGNLMPKAVPRHCQLAGKMSPGIQWDEIQAQRPVDSPPVRIAYMLVVHGRAIRQLKRLLKAVYHKQHFFYIHVDKRSNYLHREVVELARQYDNVQVTPWRMVTIWGGASLLRMYLRSMRDLLEVPGWAWDFFINLSATDYPTRTNEELVAFLSKNRDKNFLKSHGRDNSRFIKKQGLDRLFHECDSHMWRLGERQIPAGIVVDGGSDWFVLTRNFVEYVVYTDDPLVAQLRQFYMYTLLPAESFFHTVLENSPACESLIDNNLRVTNWNRKLGCKCQYKHIVDWCGCSPNDFKPSDFLRLQQVSRPTFFARKFESTVNQEVLEILDFHLYGSYPPGTPALKAYWENTYDVADGPSGLSDIMLTAYTAFARLSLRHAATAAPPPATTLCRFEPRGLPSSVHLYFYDDHFQGYLVTQAVQPSAQGLAETLEMWLMPQGLLKLVGRSDQASRLQSLEVGTEWDPKERLFRNFGGLIGPLDEPVAIQRWARGPNLTATVVWIDPTYVVATSYDITVDMETEVTQYKPPLSRPLRPGAWTVRLLQFWEPLGETHFLVLPLTFNRKLPLRKDDASWLHAGPPHNEYMEQSFQGLSSILNLPQPEPAEEAARRHAQLTGPALEAWTDGELSGFWSVAGLCAMGPSICPSLEPCRLTSWSSLSPDPKSELGPIKADGRLR from the exons ATGGTGGCGAGCGCGCGGGTGCAGAAGCTGGTGCGGCGCTACAAGCTAGCGATCGCCACTGCGTTGGCCATCCTGCTGCTGCAGGGCCTAGTGGTGTGGAGCTTCAGCGGCCTGGAGGAGGACGAGCCGGGCGAG AAAGGAAGGCAGAGGAAGCCACGGCCGCTCGACCCTGGCGAGGGCTCCAAAGACACAGACAGTTCGGCAGGGCGGCGGGGCAGCGCGGGCCGAAGGCATGGGCGCTGGCGGGGCCGTGCTGAGAGCCCGGGTGTGCCAGTAGCCAAGGTTGTGCGGGCAGTAACCAGCCGGCACAGAGCCAGCCGGCGAGTCCCacctgccccacccccagaggCCCCAGGCCGCCAGAACTTGAGCGGGGCAGCAGCTGGGGAAGCACTGGTGGGGGCAGCTGGCTTCCCACCACACGGAGACACAGGGAGTGTGGAGGGCGCCCCCCAGCCCACAGACAACAGCTTCACCCCCAAGTGTGAGATCACAGGCAAGGATGCGCTGTCTGCACTGGCCCGGGCCAGCACCAAACAGTGCCAGCAGGAGATCGCCAACGTGGTGTGCCTGCACCAGGCCGGGAACCTCATGCCCAAGGCTGTGCCCCGGCACTGCCAGCTGGCTG GGAAGATGAGCCCTGGCATCCAGTGGGATGAGATCCAGGCCCAGCGGCCCGTGGACAGCCCTCCAGTGCGCATCGCCTACATGCTGGTGGTTCACGGCCGTGCTATCCGTCAGCTGAAGAGGCTCCTCAAGGCGGTGTACCATAAGCAGCACTTCTTCTATATCCACGTGGACAAG CGTTCCAACTACCTGCACCGCGAGGTGGTAGAGCTGGCCCGGCAGTATGACAACGTGCAGGTGACGCCCTGGCGCATGGTCACCATTTGGGGCGGGGCCAGCCTGCTGAGGATGTACCTGAGGAGCATGCGAGACCTTCTGGAGGTCCCTGGCTGGGCCTGGGACTTCTTCATCAACCTCAGTGCCACCGATTACCCAACCAG GACCAATGAGGAGCTGGTGGCTTTCCTGTCCAAGAACCGGGACAAGAATTTCCTCAAGTCGCACGGCCGGGACAACTCTAG GTTCATCAAAAAACAGGGCCTGGACCGACTTTTCCACGAGTGTGACTCACATATGTGGCGCCTGGGTGAGCGGCAGATTCCAGCGGGCATTGTGGTGGACGGTGGCTCCGACTGGTTCGTGCTGACACGCAACTTTGTGGAGTACGTGGTGTACACGGACGACCCGCTGGTAGCCCAGCTCCGCCAGTTCTACATGTATACACTGCTCCCAGCTGAG TCCTTCTTCCACACGGTGCTGGAAAACAGCCCGGCCTGCGAAAGCCTCATAGATAACAACCTGCGGGTCACAAACTGGAATCGCAAGCTGGGCTGCAAGTGCCAATACAAGCACATCGTGGACTGGTGCGGCTGCTCCCCCAACGACTTCAAGCCCTCGGACTTCCTGCGGCTGCAG CAAGTCTCTAGACCCACCTTCTTCGCCCGGAAGTTTGAGTCGACTGTGAACCAGGAGGTTCTGGAAATCCTAGATTTTCACCTGTATGGCAGCTACCCCCCAGGCACGCCAGCCCTCAAGGCCTACTGGGAGAACACGTATGATGTGGCTGATGGCCCCAGTGGGCTCAGTGACATCATGCTCACCGCCTACACTGCCTTTGCCCGCCTCAGCCTGCGCCATGCTGCCACCGCTGCACCTCCTCCAGCCACCACACTCTGCAG GTTTGAGCCCAGGGGCTTGCCGTCCAGTGTGCACCTGTATTTCTATGACGACCATTTCCAGGGCTACCTGGTGACGCAGGCggtgcagccctcagcccaggggCTGGCAGAGACACTTGAGATGTGGCTGATGCCCCAGGGGTTGCTGAAGCTGGTGGGGCGCAGTGACCAAGCGAGCCGGCTCCAGAGTTTGGAG GTTGGCACCGAGTGGGACCCCAAAGAACGTCTGTTCCGGAACTTTGGGGGGTTGATAGGGCCACTGGACGAGCCTGTGGCCATACAGCGCTGGGCCCGGGGCCCCAACCTCACAGCCACCGTGGTCTGGATTGACCCGACCTATGTGGTAGCCACGTCTTATGACATCACGGTAGACATGGAGACCGAGGTCACACAGTACAAGCCCCCACTGAGCCGGCCTCTGCGGCCAGGAGCCTGGACCGTCCGACTGCTTCAGTTCTGGGAGCCCCTGGGCGAGACCCACTTCCTCGTGCTGCCTTTGACCTTCAACCGCAAACTACCTCTCAGGAAAG ATGATGCCAGCTGGCTGCACGCCGGCCCGCCCCACAATGAGTACATGGAGCAGAGTTTCCAGGGCCTGAGCAGCATCCTGAACCTGCCCCAGCCAGAGCCTGCGGAGGAGGCCGCGCGGCGGCATGCACAGCTCACAGGCCCCGCACTGGAAGCCTGGACAGATGGGGAACTGAGTGGCTTCTGGTCTGTGGCTGGACTGTGTGCCATGGGCCCCTCCATATGCCCCTCCCTGGAGCCCTGCAGACTGACCAGCTGGAGCTCTCTGTCCCCCGACCCCAAATCAGAGCTGGGGCCCATCAAAGCAGACGGACGACTCAGGTAG